From Phyllopteryx taeniolatus isolate TA_2022b chromosome 18, UOR_Ptae_1.2, whole genome shotgun sequence, the proteins below share one genomic window:
- the LOC133468631 gene encoding triadin-like isoform X2 has translation MVNAERQASSKSKLPSPPMSSQTSGGEAVPPPRANQKTVLDEVILTFSSPTAWLLVVALVITWAAVAVVLFDLLDYKTLAEYTSYCDEPVCVSPGLPPPAAIARRGLKAGRGDVRPIRSSSGAGAAHPPPHEATDWLEMMWTFAASLVAPDEEEEEAEALRSEEF, from the exons atggttaacgcagaacgCCAAGCAAGCTCCAAGTCCAAG CTGCCTTCTccaccaatgagcagccagacCAGCGGCGGGGAGGCGGTCCCTCCACCGCGAGCCAATCAGAAGACAGTTTTGGACGAGGTGATCCTGACCTTCAGCTCGCCGACGGCGTGGCTGCTGGTGGTGGCGCTGGTCATCACGTGGGCGGCCGTCGCCGTCGTTCTCTTCGACCTGCTCGACTACAAGACGCTAGCGG AGTACACGTCATACTGTGACGAGCCCGTGTGTGTATCACCTG gTCTCCCGCCTCCTGCCGCCATCGCCAGGCGAGGTTTGAAGGCCGGCAGAG GAGACGTCCGTCCGATCAGGTCGAGCTCCGGCGCCGGGGCTGCCCACCCGCCGCCGCATGAGGCCACCGACTGGCTGGAGATGATGTGGACGTTTGCCGCCAGCCTGGTGGCGcccgacgaggaggaggaggaggcggaag CTTTGCGCTCGGAGGAATTCTGA
- the LOC133468631 gene encoding triadin-like isoform X3: protein MVNAERQASSKSKLPSPPMSSQTSGGEAVPPPRANQKTVLDEVILTFSSPTAWLLVVALVITWAAVAVVLFDLLDYKTLAGLPPPAAIARRGLKAGRGDVRPIRSSSGAGAAHPPPHEATDWLEMMWTFAASLVAPDEEEEEAEGIQQLTETFTSLRSEEF from the exons atggttaacgcagaacgCCAAGCAAGCTCCAAGTCCAAG CTGCCTTCTccaccaatgagcagccagacCAGCGGCGGGGAGGCGGTCCCTCCACCGCGAGCCAATCAGAAGACAGTTTTGGACGAGGTGATCCTGACCTTCAGCTCGCCGACGGCGTGGCTGCTGGTGGTGGCGCTGGTCATCACGTGGGCGGCCGTCGCCGTCGTTCTCTTCGACCTGCTCGACTACAAGACGCTAGCGG gTCTCCCGCCTCCTGCCGCCATCGCCAGGCGAGGTTTGAAGGCCGGCAGAG GAGACGTCCGTCCGATCAGGTCGAGCTCCGGCGCCGGGGCTGCCCACCCGCCGCCGCATGAGGCCACCGACTGGCTGGAGATGATGTGGACGTTTGCCGCCAGCCTGGTGGCGcccgacgaggaggaggaggaggcggaaggTATTCAGCAGCTAACCGAAACCTTCACAT CTTTGCGCTCGGAGGAATTCTGA
- the LOC133468631 gene encoding triadin-like isoform X1, whose product MVNAERQASSKSKLPSPPMSSQTSGGEAVPPPRANQKTVLDEVILTFSSPTAWLLVVALVITWAAVAVVLFDLLDYKTLAEYTSYCDEPVCVSPGLPPPAAIARRGLKAGRGDVRPIRSSSGAGAAHPPPHEATDWLEMMWTFAASLVAPDEEEEEAEGIQQLTETFTSLRSEEF is encoded by the exons atggttaacgcagaacgCCAAGCAAGCTCCAAGTCCAAG CTGCCTTCTccaccaatgagcagccagacCAGCGGCGGGGAGGCGGTCCCTCCACCGCGAGCCAATCAGAAGACAGTTTTGGACGAGGTGATCCTGACCTTCAGCTCGCCGACGGCGTGGCTGCTGGTGGTGGCGCTGGTCATCACGTGGGCGGCCGTCGCCGTCGTTCTCTTCGACCTGCTCGACTACAAGACGCTAGCGG AGTACACGTCATACTGTGACGAGCCCGTGTGTGTATCACCTG gTCTCCCGCCTCCTGCCGCCATCGCCAGGCGAGGTTTGAAGGCCGGCAGAG GAGACGTCCGTCCGATCAGGTCGAGCTCCGGCGCCGGGGCTGCCCACCCGCCGCCGCATGAGGCCACCGACTGGCTGGAGATGATGTGGACGTTTGCCGCCAGCCTGGTGGCGcccgacgaggaggaggaggaggcggaaggTATTCAGCAGCTAACCGAAACCTTCACAT CTTTGCGCTCGGAGGAATTCTGA